The sequence below is a genomic window from Neodiprion pinetum isolate iyNeoPine1 chromosome 7, iyNeoPine1.2, whole genome shotgun sequence.
aacttcTTTCCGATTCTACTTTCCGTCTACACACATGACCTGGTATCTTCAAACTATACACGCAATGGTGTGTTGTTTTCGTTGTTGTTCGTCGTCTGCCTTTGGATCGATACCTTGGCCTGATCCATCTAGATCCAAGATTTTTATCTTTCGAAGATGCTTTCgttatttgaatcaatttcaTTCTCTCTTTTAATCCAATTCCTTTCTCTCGATAACAACGTTATTCCGTTTGTCAAATGATGACGGAGGAggtgaattctttttttgcaTTGCGAGAATGACGAGGAAAAAAACACAAGAAGTTCTCTAAAATTGCTAACTACGTTTATGCACCGTCGCATAAAATTAGccaatacatgtatacgtatacttggGTTAAAAATGTGTACAGCAAACGTGGAGTGAATGGTTCAGAACCCGCGTCACTAGCTGGCGCGAATCGCTAGTATATACCTGCCTGTTCGAATGCCATTATTTCGAAGGTGGTAAACGCGCATAAAACGGTGTACCGACGAAGGGGCCGGCGTGCATTATAACTCCGAAGAAACAACTCGGTTGCACAGATAAGAAGACGCCGTCGAGGAACTGTGATCAATTAGTCGTGCGAGTCGGGCCAATTTATAGCCAGTGAATTTCATTCGTATACAATCGTCACTATCGCCGATTGTTTTCGATTTCGTAGTGCCAAAATTTCACTGAAAGGAACAGTGGAGAAAAACGGAGAcaaagagagatagagagatagagagaaagagagagagagagaaagcgagGAAAGGAAAATTGAACACCCTGGGGGTGTCACTATCGGAATGTTGTACATTTGGAAGACCTGTTGTAAGTAACGATACTGTCTTACTTTGATCGTGTTATGTAGTGTCAATTTTACGCGATGACAAGGTgcggtgaattttttaattttcgagaTTCTTCTTTTATCTACCGTTGTCCGTTGTACCGCCAATTTGTCGGTGACCGTGATCGGGATCGCGTTGCAATGACACTGTGTGGACGAAAAACCGTGAAAACACTGCGGGGATCGGGTGTTTGGAACAGAGTCGATAATTCGATCACAAGGTGTTATAATTTAACGTGGAGAAAAAGATGAGAGCTTGCAGAAATGTCACGTCGCGTTATTTCCGAGGACGCAATAAGACAGCTCGGTTGTTTCCGGTCTAGAAATTACTTAATCATGACATTGCCTCGTGCCGTTTCATTAAGCAGGTTTACCCTGGATGTCTAAATAGTATTGAAAGAACGTGTGTTCGCGTAGATCGATACCAAAGACGATCAAAGCATTCCATGACTGCTGACGTAACTGTCGATCGGTTGATCGATCGTCGTAACCGACAGTTTACCGACGATTATTGTAACACTTCTGGTGGACACTTACAGGCGCTCCGATTCAGCAGCGATGGGTATTCGCAGTGATGGGATTCTTCGGAATCATGAATGCCTACACCATGCGAACCTGCTTGTCTCTCGCCATAACCGAGATGgtgaacaaaacaaaaaatatccatACCGCCACGACTGACGATTTCGTCTGCCCTTCGAGCAACGCAACTTCCGTAACCAACAGTCCCAAAGGAAGCTATGATTGGGATGAATCGTTACAGGTGAGAGAACGAGACGGTTTTCATATTGAGTTTCGGGGCTCTTCAAGTCCATGGTCAACAATTCTTGTCTCAGTGTTTAGCTCTTTCCATCCTATAAGAAGTCATGGCCGTTCGTTTGCATTCTCGAAAGTGTTGGTGCTAAAATAAAAGCGTCGAGTCCACTGTCTTGCAGTTTTTACACTAACGTCGAAACATTTCGTATCCTGTTAAAGTACACTCGAATACGTATCTAGGTACAGTCTCACAAGTCTGATTTGTGACGTGAAGAGGCGCGCCTCAGACAATACGTAACAGTCCCGTGCAGACAGAGATATTACACTTTTCTTAAAGTTTCAAGATAGCTATGTATTGCCTGTATCCCTTTTATCATAACTTATCTGAGAAACTAGAAGTGTTTTACTATTCTTCTCAATGTAACACAGTTCTGTAAATCACTGTGATGTTTCTTAACGAATTCGAGATACTCGGTAATACGTTATTGCAGTATTTTATCGACACGAAAGGTCTTCTCTCAAACTCTCTCAAAGTAACTTCCTATAAGACGCGACGTGTTCTTGGATTATCGATCGGTATAATCGTACAATGGTTGAAATTTCTACAGTTTGAATAATGGTACCGGTAAAATTAGGAAGCCGATGTAGACTACTCTAGAATACAACATCTGTAGATACTTACAAGCAAGTCAAATCACTTCTTGACGTtccttactttggagggtggtttcaaccccttaaagtgtttaacGACGGATAAGAAAAgatacgtgtcgcttagtttttagtctactataacatattgcaaaagaaatgaaatcggagaTATCGACCTGGGATCGACCTTCCTTGTTAGTGTTAGATAAACCCAAAATCAGGGTCTATAAAATTCgacgttgaaattttcttccaacaTTTAACGGTGATAAGGGATTTGACCACTACTTTACCCAACAGGGTCTGATCCTGTCAAGTTTCTTCTGGGGCTACGTTTTGACGCACATACCGGGAGGTGTGATGGCGGAGAAATTCGGCGGCAAGTATTCACTCGGTCTCGGAATCCTGTCCACCGGAATCCTGACTTTACTGACACCACTGGCGGTCGAATCGGGAGGAGCGATTGCCTTGATAGTGCTACGTTTCTTCATGGGTCTCGGTGAGGGCACGACATTTCCGGCTGTTAACGCGCTTCTCGCCCAATGGACGCCACCTTCGGAGCGTTCCAAGATCGGAGCGATGGTGTTCGCCGGTTCTCAGATCGGCACTGTAGTGGCGAACGCTTTGTCCGGTGTTCTGTTGCGATACTCACCGTTGGGCTGGCGCTCTGTATTCTACGTTTTCGGTTCGCTCGGCGTCGCCTGGTTCATGGTCTTCGCCGTCGTCTGCTACAGCAACCCTGACGTGCACCCGTTCATATCGGACAAGGAGAAGAAGTACCTCCACGAGGCAATGGCGGCGCACACTCATCGACGCATCCCACCGACCCCATGGCGCCACATCCTGACTTCCGGGCCGCTCTGGGCCCTGATAATAACCCAAATCGGTCACGACTGGGGCTTCTTCACGATGGTGACCGACCTCCCGAAGTACATGAGCAGCGTTCTGAAGTTCTCGATAGCCTCGAACGGCCTCCTCACCGCTCTTCCGTACCTCTGCATGTGGTTCGTCAGCATCGCATCCTCCTGGCTAGCTGATTGGATAATAAACACCGGACTGATATCTCGCGGAAATGCGAGGAAGCTCTTCACAACCGTAGCCTCGATCGGACCTGCCATATTTTTGGTCGCCGCTTCGTACGCCGGATGCAACaacgtcctcgtcgtcgttcTCTTCACCATCGGCATGGCGCTGATGGGCACCTTCTACTCGGGCATGAAGGTCAACGCGCTTGACCTCAGTCCCAACTACTCCGGCACCCTTATGGGACTTGTAAACGGCATTGGCGCCCTCTCCGGCATCGTCACGCCTTATCTCGTCGGCGTATTGACACCCCATCAAACCGTAAACGAGTGGAGACTCGTATTCTGGATAGTTGCCGCTGTCTTCATTGTCACCAATCTTGTATACGTGCTATTCGCAAGCGGTGATGTCCAGTTTTGGAACGATCCGGAATTCCTCGCCAAGGAACAAGCGGAAATGAAATCCGGAACCACGGATCTTCCGAAAACTGTCCACAGCACCAACTGACAACGAAAATCATCGCATATAATCGCGATGAACTCTTTCGCTCTCTTTTTACCCAATTTCATTATCTCTCTTTGTTATATACGATGATGGTGCTCATTGTGTTATTATTGCAGTACGCTAATGTTAAATGGTagttaaatttataaatataatcttTCTTCAAGACAGCGCTGATCTTAAACGTCTTCAAAACGACGTTTAACCAACGCTTCTATACGTCTCAAAGTCACGAAAgacatttttcgaatataaaGATGTCTTTTCGTTGCCaaataaaatcttttttaCACTTTAAGTTTCACGCTGTCCGAATTCTCAGTCTTTAAATGACTATTTTTCGTAATCTCTAATTCGACTGACAGTTTATTACACATCGCCATATTATAATCGCAACATCGTACGTGGGTGtcatttttctgatttcaaatttcaccgcgTCGTTGAAGCAAGctcatgaaaaaaatctatttcatcTTTTCTTTCCAGCCTTGTAAAACCTTCTTCTATTTTAAAATACTCTGACAATATTCTCGCAAAAGCTATCAATACAATTGCTTTTATTACGTAATGACGTTTATCGATGTACAGTACTGTACATTCGTTAttatactttcttttttcttttttttttcttcactcccAAATTTAGGTCAATGGTATAAGTGAGACATGTAAGATTGGATACAAATGTACAAAGTGCGAAATTTCGCGCAAGCAAAGCAAGCTCTGTTGACACACATGTacaaaaaggaaaacaaagaatattaaaaactgaaattccATAATCCACGTTCATAAAAATAGACCTGACAACTGTTCAAACGTTTTTCACAAGCCGTTTGCAAACGTGTAAACCATATTCGCACGTGCGTAGATATGCTTAAATTAGCATAACGTGTATCGTTTAATCGTAGATCCGAAATTGCCAACTGATCTAAAGACCCAACTTTTGAATTGCTACTACAGAAGATAGTTATCGCCGATCTTAAGCACCTCGATATAATACCACGAGACGGATAATATGACATGTTAATACCTGCTGGCAATAACTTGCGTCACTGtgagcattaaaaaaaattcttttccacCTCATATTTCCTCGTTTTCGCATCTTATTCTTCGTGCAGGTAAGTCTCTTTCAAAATAGGTTTTAAATTCAGGACCTCTTGCCGTCAACGAAAAATCGTcggtgtgaaaatttttttcaccgtttcgtTTTAACATGCCAAATAAAACTGCGTAATTCTCGCGGTACGAAACTTTTCGAACACCGTGTACAACGAGCATTGAACAGATACACGAATGATCACTCACGGTGTTAAAAATCTGATTAATAATTCTCAATTGCGATCGTAAATAGAGCTCAATATGATCGAAGGTTAAACTGAACTCTCGTCAATAAATAGTCGTAAAAATAAGATCTGCAGActacactgttaaaaatttctgtatgaAACTTCCTGCTCTGTAAATTCACCATACATTTACAGTTCATTTAATTTActagtaaaatatatttactgcacaatttagtaaattcaaattacttttctgtttttttcgtacaaattaTAGTAGAATCAAAAAGTTTCAATGTAAATTTAAGACAATTACATAATAATTTCACGTTACTGCaccgaatttgtaaattttcagcCTGATTTTCGTAAAATGACAACTCTTTTGTACTGTAAATGTGTACTaaattgacaataatttttaacagtaTAGTTTCGGAACAATGCGATGAGTTCTCAAAACTAATTGACTCAGCGATTATCGACGTTTACTTGAAATGCGATTTACGTGCGTagcgttactttttttttttttttatagatctTGACAAATCTTACGAAATAATGTTGAGAATTAATTGTAACCTTTTGAAACATTCAAACTCGGTATTCCGGGATCATAAATAGCGAAGCAGCAAGTTCAAGGCTAACTATTGCGAAGAATCATCTCCAGATATCACGGAATTCGGTGATAGAACACAAgcggtgcttttttcctctaAAGTACGTCGACGTCGAAGAAGGGGAAACTTCGCTAGCATATAAGGATCCCGAACGGTGAACATCAGGTGAAACGGTTAATCAAACACGACGCAGGCGGGAAGCAGATTGATATCTCTGACTTCTATCCCCTCTGATGAGCTCCTCGAGTGCCGGAGTTTTGTTATCGTCGAGCAAACAGGGTAATATAAGAGGCAAAAAAGGCAATGGTGGAGTACTCAGTCAGCCGAGTGTAACGCGACAGGCTTCTGAGAAGAAGAATACGTTGAGACCAGCGTGTAGATATCGGATATAACCCGGAAGTGGAACTGTGGACCGGAAGCCGACGCTACGTTTTTTCATCCGGCGATTTTTGCTTCCGGTTGAAAATCAAGAGATCGGACGTTCGGCTTGAGGATGAAGATTTTGACCGGTTGGAAGGCGTGCTGTAAGTGAAGCACTGGAAGTggaatttgttgttttttttttcttttttttttcaaatagtgGTGCGGTTTTTGCCAATGGATTTAGTCACCGAGAAACTTCTCGTCTAAGATATAATCAGGTTAATTTTTATACGCCTCGTTAGATGGACTGTGGATGCCGGACCatgatttttcccatttttagAATTCGAAAGTGTGCCAACTTTGACTATACATCGCGAATATTATTACGCTACGAAGCGCGTATCGAACATTCTTTTATAGACGACCGGTTGGAGATGTTTTGCAATGTTGTTATTCCTCGGTTTTTCGTCGTTCTCTCATCGGTTATTCGTAGACTCGCGAACACCTGCGAATGTACGTTTGTTCGGTAACAGTTGTCACTTTGACGATAAgtgcaaaataaatatattcgaatTCAATGCCAGTGATAAGACAAAAGATAACGATTTAGTTTGAGTAATTGTAACCCGTGTGAGTTTACAGACTCGGGAACAAATTTCGCGGACATAACAGGTACGACTTAACGTATTTTGAATAGATAACGATGTGCATAGAATGAATGTTGAAAAAGGAGGATAGAAAAACGGTTACCTAATTGTTTCGAATAACTTTGACGTCGAGTAGCTAACAAAAACCATATGTCAGATTGTTGTTAGCGAATAAAAATCGTGATCGGTTGAAATTATTCTTACTAAATCGAGGCCAATCACTTTGACGAGTTGCGTTGATGttctagaaattttttctccacaaGTTGATGTTGTTTTTTAGAAAGTGATAAACGGGAAAATTATTCGGTGAAAAGAGTTCTTCGTGGATGAAATTCCACTGTCGTCGTGAAATTGAAGCATCAACCGGTTTTACCATAAATTCAATTCTTTGCCATGATCGTCACAGTTATATGTCTGTTTTTGAAAAGGCGCCCCGGTGTCGCAAAGATGGATATTTGCGCTAATGGGATTTCTGGCAATAACCAACGCCTACGCGATGAGGATATGCCTGTCTTTAGCCATAACGGAAATGGTAGTGAGCGAGGATTCCACCGACGATACGGTCGACGAAACGCTTTGTCCTGCCGTTaacacgacgacgacgtcgtcAAGCAATTCGGCCGGAACCTACGATTGGGATGAATCACTGCAGGCAAGAATTGACACAGAGTCAAGTTAGAAATATTTTGGGAATACTTTCGATCCGCAATATTGCAAATGAAACATTTAGATTTATCGTACTGGAAGTATCGTACTGTTGGAAACACGCTTAAAGAGGCAATATTTACAGACTATGTACCAAGTTTTATGTTTCCGACGTGTTCGAATTTGCAATACTCCCAGTACATTTCGATTTTTACATTCCAAATATGTTTTAAATTGCAATAATCCTAGAATCTTGAAATTTCCCGCATGCTCCAAACGTGTTCAAAGTTACAATATGCTCAGAATGTTCAGATTTGGATTTTGACAACATGTTTCAAATCGGAATATTCCCGGAAATTTCGGATTTCCACATGTTAAACATGTTTGATATCGcaaattctcaaaatattcagaatttcatGTTCCCAAAATGCTTCAAATCGTGATATTCCCAGAATAtaccaaattttctttttccaaacaCATATGAAACTCCAGTCTCCCCAAGATACTCAGATTCCCATGTTTCAAACATGTTGAATACTGCAATAATTTCAGAATGCTGAGATAACCACGTTCCAACATCTTTGAAACTGAACTAGTTATACTCAAATTCTCAGGGTCCTTTCCTACGTCCCAAATCGTAAtatacaccgagagaaatttttagtaccggttaccgctcagtccttaactattttcattttttaccgcagtcgaaaaatatagttctaggtagaaaatgaaaatcagttttctagctgttaccgaaAGTCTAGTAtacgttgctattctttctcattacgatcaccgttactatattttcttgcaaccgttgcgaaaatttaacgttcgtgcaagaataaattgacgttaaagccttgtttaactaaaaaagtagagacaatctcacaaactgattttgcgttgcaattaccaaaaaagtatcgacgaTACCGCAAAATGGTTGCGCgaacctcgtttttcgtaatttcaacaataatcaaacagttttttttttttttttcaaccatacctgttttacacaattttcatatttgctataagaaatgaaattcttctcgGCGTATCGACAACCCTCAAACTTCTACATTCCCAACCCATTCCTTAAACCTCGCGTACCTACTCAACGATCTGAGGTAAAATCCTTCGGCTTCCACCAATCACGTCCATAATCTAAACCAGACGTCCCAATTATAACGACACGTTTTACTCCCCAGGGTATCATCCTATCGGCGTTCTTCTGGGGTTACATAGTGACGCACATACCAGGCGGTATGCTGGCAGACAAATTCGGTGGTAAATACACCCTGGGTCTGGGTATCCTGTCTACCGGAATCTTCACCCTGATAACACCGTTGGCCGTGGAATGGGGTGGTTCGACGGCTCTGATAGTCCTGCGCTTCCTTATGGGTCTTGGCGAAGGTACGACCTTTCCGGCGTTGAACGCGATGCTTGCGCACTGGAGTCCGCCGACTGAGAGGTCGCGGATCGGTTCGCTGGTCTTCGCCGGTGCTCAGATTGGAACGGTCTTCGCGAACGCGGTATCGGGTAACTTGCTCCACTACTCGCCGATCGGCTGGCCGTCCGTCTTCTACCTCTTCGGGGCGATCGGTGTTCTCTGGTTCCTGGTCTTCGTCCTGGTCTGCTTCAACACACCGGACGAGCACCCGTACATATCGGACAAGGAGAAGAACTTCCTTACAGACTCGACCAACGAACACACTCACAAAAAGATTCCACCACCCCCCTGGCGCCACATCCTAAAGTCCGTACCTCTCTGGGCCCTTGTCGCAGCCCAGATCGGACATGACTGGGGCCTCTTCACGATGGTCACTGACCTCCCGCTCTACATGAGCAACGTTCTCCACTTCTCAATCAAGTCCAACGGCTACCTCTCAGCTCTGCCCTACGTCGCCATGTGGCTGGCAAGCTTGGCCTGCTCACCGGTCGCCGACTGGCTTATAAACAGTGGTAGGATGTCGAGGACCAACGTCAGGAAGCTCTTCACCACCACTGGTTCCATGGGACCAGCGATATTCATCATCGCCGCCTCCTACGCCGGGTGTGATCGCGTATTGGTCGTCGCTCTGTTCACCATAGGCATGGGATTCATGGGTTCTTACTACCCGGGGATGAAGGTCAACTCGCTCGACCTGACGCCCAACTATTCGGGTACCGTAATGGCGATAGTTAACGGGATCGGTGCCGTCTCCGGTATCATAACGCCTTATCTTGTCGGCGTTCTGACGCCGAACGAGACGGTCGCTGAGTGGAGACTCGTTTTCTGGATCGTCTTCGCCGTCTTCACCATCACAAATATCGTATACCTTTTCTACGCAAGCGGAGAGGTACAGTATTGGAATGACCCTAACTTCCTGATACGTGAACAGgaggaaagaaagaacaaTGCGGCCGgcgagaagaaggagaaatcGAAGAAGGAGGTCACGTGATTAGGTTTCTCGCCCACCTTCACAGTCCTCTTCGCAGCTTCGAAAGCCAGTCATGATACCTCGTCGAGAACTAATCGTTCCACCATTGTCCACCGTATTCTCATTCGATTTCATCTGTGTATAGACATCTACATTATGTATAGTTGTTCAGAATTCGTGAAAATTCATCcttacttgttttttttttttctacgataaaaaaagaaagaaatagtGTCGCTTGTGGTCGTTGTATGTACAatgtttatatatttatgaaaataactATAACCATGAAACCGGCGGCGTTTTTATATCCGCAAACAGAGTTAACTTAAGGTAGTCGCGATAGCTAAGCTGATTTTGGAATTCAGCACCCAACTACCTGTTTTATTATCTGTTGCTGGTTACTAGCTGTCATCGTTAACTGATTTCGTGTATatcggttaatttttgttgttacGTTATCGCCAATAGATTGGCCCCTGCGTGTCAGAACACAATCTATACCTacatcgcatttttttttttcttcatccgcCGATGAAGATAATGTTATACAGTACACATGACGCATACTGTATTGTTCACATGATTTAAGCTgttatttcgataaaaaatattatcgccAATCGTATGCCGGCAGCTGTCAAACGCGTCTGAAGAGGCAATCAATATTGACGAATAACACACGTCTTTCGTAGCATcagattgcaaaatttaacGAGTCACGAAAATCACTCGATTAAATCGCTTCTCTATAGAGGTTTTACAAATATTAGTTATACTTTTATATGCCTTGACAAATTGCCAAGTCAACAGCTGTTTTGGGCCTAAAAATGATCTAACAAGACAAATCTTGTTCCGATTTTCTTCTCAAACTCATGTTTTGCTTTCCAAAGCTGTATTGACTTCACTGATAATTAGCTGGATCGATTTCTTCTCTATCGGAAACGTCCGAACGATAATATTCAAACCAGAGCAAATCTGAACCTATGACAATTAATAAGAGAGTCGAATAAAACGGGGAGGGGGGGTCGATATAATTTGACTATTTCGATGAATGAGACATCGTCTACCCTGGCTACCATTAGCAAgacaattttgaatattttatcattggaacaaaagaaataattattaaatcgTGTCCGAAAATCCCCATTTTGCCAAATGTGCGGGTAAGATGAGAAGGAtggtaaaataatgaaaacgtATTGCATCGTACAAACAAAAGTTACACACAAAGTTGAGTTTACAGTTACGAAAAAGCTATTTATTATCGATAAAAATAGTCGCAAACATAGCGTCGTCAACactaaaacaatttttacatatATCAAGCTTTCGGCTATTTCGCGTATGATGATCATACAGTGAAATTGATTGTTAGATATTGTTATCGATTACAAAGCGGGTTACCAGTGTTCTAATCAAAGCGGAGTATGGATCCGGTTACGTAATCTCCGTTTCAGGTTAATTCCCTCAACTGATATTCCACATCACGACTTGAAATCCTGTCGACAAAGATAAGCGCTAAAAGTGCGAGGTTGACTCGATCCATCGGAAATTCGGGTCTGCCAAATTTTCACTGTTGCATTGGTTGTTTTTCACATCGTGCattggttgaaaatattagaatcaGTCAATTACGATTTCAGATTATGCTTGTCGATATTATTAGACGGTGTATGATTTTCAACAGCCAAAAACTACATGCCGATAATCTGGATCGTTGCTGCGAACGAAGGCGAACGATCCGATCCATGAATTGATCAGAGATCGATTTCCGtttccgatgaaaaatttagctttagtttttttttttcgacctcCGAGGAGGATTTCAAAATATCGTTGAGCCACAAATTCTGTTTCTTTACTATATTCGTTAGACGTGATCTTTTTTTAACCGGCAATATTCTCGTTTCTTGGATTATTCGCCATCTCTAAGAATTTAATGAATCGAAGTGTTTCGGCCTGAGtataaaagcaaaaaataaat
It includes:
- the LOC124222972 gene encoding putative inorganic phosphate cotransporter isoform X4 codes for the protein MLYIWKTCCAPIQQRWVFAVMGFFGIMNAYTMRTCLSLAITEMVNKTKNIHTATTDDFVCPSSNATSVTNSPKGSYDWDESLQGLILSSFFWGYVLTHIPGGVMAEKFGGKYSLGLGILSTGILTLLTPLAVESGGAIALIVLRFFMGLGEGTTFPAVNALLAQWTPPSERSKIGAMVFAGSQIGTVVANALSGVLLRYSPLGWRSVFYVFGSLGVAWFMVFAVVCYSNPDVHPFISDKEKKYLHEAMAAHTHRRIPPTPWRHILTSGPLWALIITQIGHDWGFFTMVTDLPKYMSSVLKFSIASNGLLTALPYLCMWFVSIASSWLADWIINTGLISRGNARKLFTTVASIGPAIFLVAASYAGCNNVLVVVLFTIGMALMGTFYSGMKVNALDLSPNYSGTLMGLVNGIGALSGIVTPYLVGVLTPHQTVNEWRLVFWIVAAVFIVTNLVYVLFASGDVQFWNDPEFLAKEQAEMKSGTTDLPKTVHSTN
- the LOC124222972 gene encoding putative inorganic phosphate cotransporter isoform X2, yielding MMKESSIPVADEKSWLLAEFNNSEPTRQRRIDKIYNFLKGAPIQQRWVFAVMGFFGIMNAYTMRTCLSLAITEMVNKTKNIHTATTDDFVCPSSNATSVTNSPKGSYDWDESLQGLILSSFFWGYVLTHIPGGVMAEKFGGKYSLGLGILSTGILTLLTPLAVESGGAIALIVLRFFMGLGEGTTFPAVNALLAQWTPPSERSKIGAMVFAGSQIGTVVANALSGVLLRYSPLGWRSVFYVFGSLGVAWFMVFAVVCYSNPDVHPFISDKEKKYLHEAMAAHTHRRIPPTPWRHILTSGPLWALIITQIGHDWGFFTMVTDLPKYMSSVLKFSIASNGLLTALPYLCMWFVSIASSWLADWIINTGLISRGNARKLFTTVASIGPAIFLVAASYAGCNNVLVVVLFTIGMALMGTFYSGMKVNALDLSPNYSGTLMGLVNGIGALSGIVTPYLVGVLTPHQTVNEWRLVFWIVAAVFIVTNLVYVLFASGDVQFWNDPEFLAKEQAEMKSGTTDLPKTVHSTN
- the LOC124222976 gene encoding putative inorganic phosphate cotransporter isoform X1, whose product is MKILTGWKACCAPVSQRWIFALMGFLAITNAYAMRICLSLAITEMVVSEDSTDDTVDETLCPAVNTTTTSSSNSAGTYDWDESLQGIILSAFFWGYIVTHIPGGMLADKFGGKYTLGLGILSTGIFTLITPLAVEWGGSTALIVLRFLMGLGEGTTFPALNAMLAHWSPPTERSRIGSLVFAGAQIGTVFANAVSGNLLHYSPIGWPSVFYLFGAIGVLWFLVFVLVCFNTPDEHPYISDKEKNFLTDSTNEHTHKKIPPPPWRHILKSVPLWALVAAQIGHDWGLFTMVTDLPLYMSNVLHFSIKSNGYLSALPYVAMWLASLACSPVADWLINSGRMSRTNVRKLFTTTGSMGPAIFIIAASYAGCDRVLVVALFTIGMGFMGSYYPGMKVNSLDLTPNYSGTVMAIVNGIGAVSGIITPYLVGVLTPNETVAEWRLVFWIVFAVFTITNIVYLFYASGEVQYWNDPNFLIREQEERKNNAAGEKKEKSKKEVT
- the LOC124222976 gene encoding putative inorganic phosphate cotransporter isoform X2, with translation MGFLAITNAYAMRICLSLAITEMVVSEDSTDDTVDETLCPAVNTTTTSSSNSAGTYDWDESLQGIILSAFFWGYIVTHIPGGMLADKFGGKYTLGLGILSTGIFTLITPLAVEWGGSTALIVLRFLMGLGEGTTFPALNAMLAHWSPPTERSRIGSLVFAGAQIGTVFANAVSGNLLHYSPIGWPSVFYLFGAIGVLWFLVFVLVCFNTPDEHPYISDKEKNFLTDSTNEHTHKKIPPPPWRHILKSVPLWALVAAQIGHDWGLFTMVTDLPLYMSNVLHFSIKSNGYLSALPYVAMWLASLACSPVADWLINSGRMSRTNVRKLFTTTGSMGPAIFIIAASYAGCDRVLVVALFTIGMGFMGSYYPGMKVNSLDLTPNYSGTVMAIVNGIGAVSGIITPYLVGVLTPNETVAEWRLVFWIVFAVFTITNIVYLFYASGEVQYWNDPNFLIREQEERKNNAAGEKKEKSKKEVT